A part of Chloroflexota bacterium genomic DNA contains:
- a CDS encoding isoleucine--tRNA ligase, producing the protein MDWNDPDQLRWLRDKLDEDPSQVITVEGPLGPVTDTVEQIVGRLGLPELGGSYFTFSNENNYQIWGFLKRCQENGWLYKGTDVMPWCPRCGTGISQHEIVTDGYAERTDPGLTVRFPLRDRPGEALLVWTTTPWTLTSNVAAAVGPDLTYLRVRQTDEDGRTWVYYVAEGAARHALKGPYEVLGKIKGSEMIGWTYEGPFDELTAVREAGVPEQHRVIPWDEVGEEEGTGIVHIAPGCGAEDFQLSKEHNLPVIAPLDEFGVYVDGFDWLTGRAVGAVTEPIVENLKEKGLFYRLEPYTHRYPECWRCHTPLVFRLVDEWFISMDELRYQMMEVTRQIRWIPEFGLERELDWLRNMHDWMISKKRYWGLALPIWECHNCGHFEVIGSEEELQERAVEGWDTFEGHTPHRPWIDAVKIRCPKCGELISRIPDVGNPWLDAGIVPFSTLRYRTDRAYWEKWFPADFITESFPGQFRNWFYSLLAMSTVLERRPPFLNVLGFATLLGEDGREMHKSWGNMIEFNEAADTIGVDTMRWMYCSHRPEANLLFGYKLADEVRRRFILPLWNVYAFFVTYANLTPDWHPKEWQAVPDPQSPNTQPLDRWVISRLHEVIGKVTDRLEDYDAFGATQELETFLDDLSDWYVRRSRRRFWDGDPAALDTLYGVLTTLARLLAPFVPFLTEAMYQNLVRSVDTDAPVSVHLTDWPQPAAEAIDGELLADMALARQVVTLGHSARNSANVKLRQPLARALVVLPDPAQKDRLLRLAGIVSDELNVKALEVTTEEAELVEYRLLPDNRKLGPRFGRKFPAVRQALAGVDATAAVRTLRAGEPLTLDVDGEPVQLAPDEVIIQTAPRTGFAVAAADGITVAVDTELSESLVHEGLAREVVRRIQNLRKEAGFAIEDRIVTEYAADGPLAAAIAAFADFIKNETLSVQLREAEQPQGEAVRELKVDGHRLVLGLRRIAGQ; encoded by the coding sequence ATGGACTGGAACGATCCCGATCAGCTCCGGTGGCTGCGGGACAAGCTGGACGAGGACCCATCGCAGGTCATCACGGTGGAGGGCCCCCTCGGTCCAGTGACCGACACGGTGGAGCAGATCGTGGGGCGGCTGGGCCTGCCCGAGCTGGGCGGCTCCTACTTCACCTTCTCCAACGAGAACAACTACCAGATCTGGGGTTTCCTGAAGAGGTGCCAGGAGAACGGGTGGCTCTACAAGGGGACCGACGTCATGCCCTGGTGTCCCCGCTGCGGCACCGGCATCAGCCAGCATGAGATCGTGACCGATGGCTACGCCGAGCGCACCGATCCCGGGCTGACCGTGCGCTTCCCGTTGCGCGATCGCCCCGGCGAGGCGCTGCTCGTGTGGACGACCACGCCGTGGACGCTCACCAGCAACGTGGCCGCGGCGGTCGGCCCCGACCTGACCTACCTGCGCGTGCGCCAGACGGACGAGGACGGCCGCACGTGGGTTTACTACGTGGCCGAGGGCGCAGCCCGACACGCGCTGAAGGGCCCCTACGAGGTTCTGGGCAAGATCAAGGGGTCGGAGATGATCGGATGGACCTATGAGGGTCCCTTCGACGAACTGACCGCCGTGCGAGAGGCCGGCGTCCCGGAGCAGCATCGGGTCATCCCCTGGGACGAGGTGGGCGAGGAGGAGGGCACGGGGATCGTCCACATCGCCCCCGGGTGTGGCGCCGAGGACTTTCAGCTCAGCAAGGAGCACAACCTGCCGGTGATCGCCCCGCTAGACGAGTTCGGCGTCTATGTGGACGGCTTCGACTGGCTCACCGGGCGCGCCGTGGGCGCCGTGACGGAGCCCATCGTGGAGAACCTGAAGGAGAAGGGGCTGTTCTATCGCCTGGAGCCGTACACCCACCGCTATCCCGAGTGCTGGCGCTGCCACACGCCGCTGGTCTTCCGGCTGGTGGACGAATGGTTCATCTCCATGGACGAGCTGCGATACCAGATGATGGAGGTCACCCGGCAGATCCGGTGGATCCCCGAATTCGGCCTGGAGCGGGAGCTGGACTGGCTGCGCAACATGCACGACTGGATGATCTCTAAGAAGCGCTACTGGGGACTGGCGCTGCCCATCTGGGAGTGCCATAACTGCGGCCACTTCGAGGTCATCGGGAGCGAGGAGGAGTTGCAGGAGCGAGCCGTCGAGGGGTGGGACACGTTCGAGGGACATACCCCGCACCGGCCGTGGATCGACGCGGTGAAGATCCGCTGCCCCAAATGTGGCGAGCTCATCAGCCGCATCCCGGACGTGGGGAATCCCTGGCTGGACGCGGGCATCGTCCCCTTCTCCACGCTGCGGTACCGCACCGACCGAGCGTACTGGGAGAAGTGGTTCCCGGCCGACTTCATCACGGAGTCGTTCCCCGGCCAGTTCCGCAACTGGTTCTACTCGCTGCTGGCCATGAGCACCGTGTTGGAGCGTCGACCGCCGTTCCTGAACGTGCTGGGGTTCGCCACGCTGCTAGGCGAAGACGGCCGGGAGATGCACAAGTCCTGGGGCAACATGATCGAGTTCAACGAGGCGGCCGATACCATCGGCGTGGACACCATGCGCTGGATGTATTGCTCGCATCGGCCGGAGGCCAACCTGCTCTTCGGCTACAAGCTGGCCGACGAGGTGCGCCGCCGCTTCATCCTGCCGCTGTGGAACGTCTACGCCTTCTTCGTCACCTATGCCAACCTGACTCCCGACTGGCATCCTAAGGAGTGGCAGGCCGTTCCCGACCCCCAATCCCCGAACACCCAGCCCCTCGACCGCTGGGTCATCTCCCGGCTACACGAGGTCATCGGGAAGGTCACCGACCGGCTGGAGGACTACGACGCCTTTGGCGCCACCCAGGAGCTGGAGACGTTCCTGGACGATCTGAGCGACTGGTACGTGCGCCGGTCCCGCCGCCGCTTCTGGGATGGCGATCCGGCCGCGCTGGACACGCTGTACGGCGTGCTCACCACACTGGCCCGGCTGCTGGCGCCGTTCGTCCCGTTCCTGACTGAGGCGATGTACCAGAACCTGGTGCGATCCGTGGATACGGACGCGCCGGTGAGCGTGCACCTGACCGACTGGCCCCAACCCGCGGCCGAGGCGATCGATGGCGAGCTGCTGGCCGATATGGCGCTGGCCCGCCAGGTCGTGACGCTGGGGCACAGCGCCCGCAACAGCGCCAACGTCAAGCTACGCCAGCCGCTGGCCCGGGCGCTGGTCGTCCTGCCCGATCCGGCGCAGAAGGACCGCCTGCTACGCCTGGCCGGCATCGTGTCCGACGAACTGAACGTGAAGGCGCTGGAGGTGACGACTGAGGAGGCCGAGCTGGTGGAATACCGGCTGCTGCCGGACAACCGCAAGCTGGGGCCGCGCTTTGGGCGCAAGTTCCCGGCAGTGCGTCAGGCGCTGGCCGGGGTGGATGCGACGGCGGCCGTGCGCACGCTGCGCGCTGGGGAGCCGCTGACGCTGGATGTGGATGGGGAGCCCGTCCAGCTGGCGCCGGACGAGGTGATCATCCAGACGGCGCCCCGCACCGGGTTCGCGGTGGCTGCCGCGGACGGCATCACGGTGGCCGTGGACACGGAGCTCAGCGAATCGCTGGTGCACGAGGGACTGGCGCGCGAGGTGGTCCGCCGCATCCAGAACCTGCGCAAGGAGGCTGGCTTCGCCATCGAGGATCGGATCGTCACCGAGTACGCGGCCGACGGCCCCTTGGCCGCCGCCATCGCCGCCTTCGCCGACTTCATCAAGAACGAGACGCTGAGCGTGCAGCTGCGGGAGGCTGAGCAGCCGCAAGGCGAGGCCGTCCGTGAGCTGAAGGTGGATGGCCACCGGCTGGTGCTGGGCCTGCGCCGCATCGCCGGGCAATAG